AAATCTGAGATCTGTTTAAGCTCTTGTTAAGCAGCCACTTGCACGGCGAACAAAAAAGAAAACGGGTCAAAAGGGAATGAAGCGCTCCCGTTGGAATTGCGCGCACAACCGAAGCAGCATTTCTTCGGTGTCCACCCATTCGTGAAAACCAAACCGGCGTGCCTTGGTGGTGTCGGACATCACGTCGTACTCCAGGTTGAAAATGGCTTCACCAAAGGGCCAGGCCACCGCTTGCTGGTAG
The Verrucomicrobiota bacterium DNA segment above includes these coding regions:
- a CDS encoding NAD-dependent dehydratase gives rise to the protein YQQAVAWPFGEAIFNLEYDVMSDTTKARRFGFHEWVDTEEMLLRLCAQFQRERFIPF